The DNA window GATAATATCGGGCGTGCCCAGGTCGGCTCCGTCGGTCAGGCCGTCTATCATCTCCATCAGCAGCTCTCTTTTTGCAATGGAAAAAAGATTGGCGGGAACCGCCCTCACCGCATACTCTTTGCCGCCGAAATGCTCAATCTCAAATCCGACCGATGTGAAATGATCCATGTATTTCTTAAGCATCAGCTCCTCGTTTCCGGACAGGGTCAGGATAATCGGAGGATTAATTAACTGTGAAGTGTACTCACGCTTTTTCAGTGAGGCGATTGTCTTTTCGTAGAGAACCTTCTCGTGGGCCGCATGCTGATCAATGATGTAGAGGTTGTCATGAAACTGCACAAGCCAGTAAGTGTCGAAGAGCTGGCCGATCAGGATGTGCTCGGAGCGGGCCTGCTTTGTGAGCAGCTTTTCTTCGAATAAATCAAGCTGCTTCGGCACGGCCTGAGACGAGGTGTCTGCCGCCGTCTCTGTTTCAGGGCACAAATCGGAGAGTGAATCCGATCGGGTATTCGGTTCCGGCTCAATCTTCTGCTCTGGTCCGATACTGCGTTCCGGTTCTTTCTCTGTATCCGGCTTTTCGGCGGAGAATGAGAGCGGCGCGGCCGTCCGTCCCGAATAGGGGGCGGCTTCATCTGCAATCACGGGTGTCCTTACGGAGAGCAGATCCCTGATATCCCTTCCGGTCAGACCGGAGGAACCAAAGGAACCAGAGGGCCTGCCGCCCGCTTCCGGCGCGGCCTGTGCACTTGCTGCTGCGGCTTCGAGGGAGCTTGTCAGATCCGAGGCTGCCGCCGATTGAATCAGGGATTCCGCCTGCATTCTGCGTTTTTCAAAGGGTTCGGGCCGGTTCTCCCTGATGATAACGGGTTTGAGTCCTCTGGATGAAGAGTCCTGGTTCTCTGCATTCTTTCCGCCAGGCGGATTTACACCGGGCAGTTCCACCTGCGGAATCAGTTCCTTTTGTGACAGCGCCATTGAGATGGTATGGTACACCATCTTATAGACCATCTCCCCATCCCTGAAACGCAGCTCCATCTTGGCCGGATGGACGTTGACATCCAGAAATTCCGGCTCAATCGTAAACTGGAGCATGGTAAAAGGGTATTTGTGCTGCATCATAAAGGGCTTGTAGGCATCCTCTATCGCCTTGTTGATAAGGCTGCTTTTGATATATCTGCCATTGATAAAATAGTTTTCATAATTGCGGTTGCCCCTGGCAATCAGGGGTTTCCCGATATAACCTTCCACCTTAACCGGATCCGCCCCCGACTCCACCGGAAGCAGGTTTGCCGCAATCTCACGGCCGAATATCGTGTAAACAATATCCTTCAGGTTATGGTTGCCGGAGGTATGGAGCTTGCTCTGTCCGTTCTGGATGAGCCTGATGGAAATCTCGGGATGGGACAGGGCGATTTTCTCCACCAGATCGGCCACATGGGCGCCCTCCGTCATCGGGGGTTTCAGGAATTTTCTCCTGGCTGGCGTGTTGTAGAAGAGGTTTCTTGCTATGAAGGTGGTGCCCTCCGGCGCACCCACCTCTTCCAGGGAAATTTCTTCTCCGCCCTCTATCTGATATCTGGATCCGGACATGCTCCCCGTCGTCTTTGTAATGAGTTCCACCTGGGCTACGGAGGCAATGCTTGAAAGAGCCTCACCACGGAACCCTAAGGAGGCTACGGTAAATAAATCCTCAACCGTCCTGATTTTACTCGTCGCGTGACGCAGGAACGCGAGCGGAATCTGCTCTTTTGGAATTCCACAGCCATTGTCCGTAACGCGGATCATGGAAAGGCCGCCGTCGCGTATCTCAACGGTGACCGCCGTCGCTTTGGCATCGACGGCATTCTCAAGAAGTTCTTTTACAACGGAGGCAGGGCGTTCGATCACCTCTCCGGCCGCTATCTGGTTAATCGTATTCTGATCCAATACTTGAATGTTTGCCATCGTTTCGCCTCCTTATACGAATCCTTAATGAT is part of the [Clostridium] symbiosum genome and encodes:
- the mutL gene encoding DNA mismatch repair endonuclease MutL, with protein sequence MANIQVLDQNTINQIAAGEVIERPASVVKELLENAVDAKATAVTVEIRDGGLSMIRVTDNGCGIPKEQIPLAFLRHATSKIRTVEDLFTVASLGFRGEALSSIASVAQVELITKTTGSMSGSRYQIEGGEEISLEEVGAPEGTTFIARNLFYNTPARRKFLKPPMTEGAHVADLVEKIALSHPEISIRLIQNGQSKLHTSGNHNLKDIVYTIFGREIAANLLPVESGADPVKVEGYIGKPLIARGNRNYENYFINGRYIKSSLINKAIEDAYKPFMMQHKYPFTMLQFTIEPEFLDVNVHPAKMELRFRDGEMVYKMVYHTISMALSQKELIPQVELPGVNPPGGKNAENQDSSSRGLKPVIIRENRPEPFEKRRMQAESLIQSAAASDLTSSLEAAAASAQAAPEAGGRPSGSFGSSGLTGRDIRDLLSVRTPVIADEAAPYSGRTAAPLSFSAEKPDTEKEPERSIGPEQKIEPEPNTRSDSLSDLCPETETAADTSSQAVPKQLDLFEEKLLTKQARSEHILIGQLFDTYWLVQFHDNLYIIDQHAAHEKVLYEKTIASLKKREYTSQLINPPIILTLSGNEELMLKKYMDHFTSVGFEIEHFGGKEYAVRAVPANLFSIAKRELLMEMIDGLTDGADLGTPDIINEKIASMSCKAAVKGNHAMSAMEADKLIDELLELENPYACPHGRPTIITMSKYELEKKFKRIV